TAGCTCCCAATTGGTAGGGAATTTCCACATTATACTTCTTCCGATAGGGATATTATCTGTATGTCCTTCAATATGGATATTTTCGTATAAGTTCCTACTAGATTTGAAGATTTCTCCAACCTTTCTTAAGATTTCTATACCTTCTGGTTTAAAAACTGCACTCCCTGGCTCAAAGAGTATCTCATCACTAAATACAAATCGTTGGAGGTTACCATCAACCCTAATCTTTATGATTTTCTTCTCCATCTTCCCTTTAAACCTTTCCTTAAAGTTCTCCTCCATCTTAGCCTGGTCATTTTCGACCAGTATCTTACTGGCGGTTCTTAGAAACTGGAAGGAGAGGAAAAATATCAAAATCAAAACTATACATATAGCCATATCAGCAAATGCTGGCCATACATTTAGCGTCGTCCGTTCCCGTAATTTTAAGTTCATCTTTACCAACACCTTTCTACCATTCTTTTATCCCTAATCCAAACTCACTAAGATATATAAAGATAGACCCTCCTATTAGAATACCTACTAAAATTATAAGGGCTATAATAGTTCTCTTCCGAGTCTTTCTTCTCTTCTGTTCTTCTTGAGCTCTTTTTGAAAGAAACTTATTTAGTTCATTAATATTCTGGGATAAATCTTTTAATATTTCACCCTG
This genomic stretch from bacterium harbors:
- a CDS encoding OmpA family protein, translated to MNLKLRERTTLNVWPAFADMAICIVLILIFFLSFQFLRTASKILVENDQAKMEENFKERFKGKMEKKIIKIRVDGNLQRFVFSDEILFEPGSAVFKPEGIEILRKVGEIFKSSRNLYENIHIEGHTDNIPIGRSIMWKFPTNWELSSARATSVVRFFEDEVRINPALLSATGFSEYQPIAKNEFDNKGEPSGNPLNRRIEIVLVYSEKKFLGQD